TAGAGTGAAAATGAAAACTGTTTTCATCATGCGATTTACATTATGCGCGTAACTTCAATCCTGCAACCGGTCGTCGGTCGGCATCGAGGGCCGCCTTGTCACCGGGCCCGCCGTACCGGTGCCTCCGGTGGAAGCCCGGGTACGGCGGCCGAGGTGGCAGGTCAGGCGTGCTGGTGGTGGGCGTGCATGCCCCGCACGTCCCACTCGGGGAAGGGGTCGGCCAGATGTTCCCAGGGGGTGTGGAACTCGTCGTCGGTCAGCAGACAGGAGTCCAGTGCCGACTTCAGCGCCTCATGGCGCAGTTCCGTGCCGATGAACACCAGTTCCTGCCGGGGTTCCACGGTCTCGCTGCCTTCGAGGTCCTCGGGGGAGTAGCCGAGGGCGAGGCCGTCGGCGGGGTCCCAGACTCCGGCGGGTTCGAACCGCGCCACCGGTCCGGCCTGGGACCACAGGCCGGTCATCCTCGGCCGGGTGGCCAGCCAGAAGAACCCCTTGGTGCGCAGGATCGTGCCGAAGTCACTCTTTTCGAAACCCGAGGAGAGCAGGTCCCAGAGCCGCTGCGGGTGGAAGGGGCGTTCCGCCCGGAACACCAGGCTGGAGATCCCGTACTCCTCGGTCTCGGGCACGTGGTCGCCGTTGAGCTCGTTCACCCACCCGGGCGCGCGCGAGGCCCGCTCCAGATCGAAGCGGTCGGCGCCGACGAGTTCGACCGGGTCCACCCGACCGTGTTCGATCCGCAGGACGCGCGCCAGGGGGTTGAGGCGGCGCACGGCGGCCTCCACGTGGTCGGCCTGCTCCGGCGTGACCAGATCGATCTTGTTGACCAGGATGAGGTCGGCGAACTCCACTTGGTCGACCAGCAGGTCGCTGACGGTGCGTTCGTCGTCCTCGTAGGCGTCCAGGCCGCGTTCGACCAGGTCGTCCCCGGCGCCGAGCTCGCTCAGGAACCCGGCGGCGTCGACCACCGAGACCATGGTGTCCAGACGCGCCCCCTGGAGCAGGGGGTTCCCGTCCGCGTCCGGGACGGCGAAGGTGGCCGCGACGGGCATGGGTTCGGAGATGCCGCTGGACTCGATGATCAGGTGGTCGAAGCGGCCCTGGCGGGCGAGCTCGGCGACCTCCTCCAGCAGGTCGTCGCGCAGGGTGCAGCAGATGCATCCGTTGGTCATCTCCACCAGGCGCTCGTCGGTCCGGGTCAGGTGGCCTTCACCCCTGACCAGGTCGGCGTCGATGTTGATCTCGCTCATGTCGTTGACGATCACCGCCACCCGCAGGCCGTCCAGGCGGTGCAGCAGGTGGTTGAGCAGGGTGGTCTTGCCCGCACCCAGGAAACCGGAGAGTACGGTCACCGGGAGTGCGGGCGCGTCAGCGGGTGTGGTGGCGGATGCGCCGGTAGGCGTGCTCGTGGAGGTGGACATCTCTACTTCTCTTCTCGGAGGGCCTTGAACAGGCCTGCTTCGGGCGGGCCGTGCGGGACGACGCTCAGGCCGTGCGGTGTGGCTTCGGCGCGCAGGGTCTGTTCGTTGACCGTCCACCAGTCGTAGTGGACCTCGTCACGGCTGATGAGGCGGTCGCCTTCGTGGACCTCGTAGGTCATGTGCCAGGACAGCTGTTCGGTACCGGCCGGTTCCGCCCCGGCCCAGCCGACGTAGGAGCGCTCCCCGACGCGGAGTTCGGACATCCTGGTGCGCTCGACGTGCTCCGGTTCGACCGGTGCGGGGAGGTTGAGCAGGGCGAACGCTCCCGGAGCGAGGCGGGTCGCCAGGTCCTCCCAGAGCCGGTCCCGCTCGTGCGGGCTGAAGTGGCCGATGAGGTTGGCCGCCACCAGGCCGCCGATCCGCTCGGGGAGGCGGGCCGAGAGCAGGTCGTCACCGTCCACGGTCACCCGGGGCCGCAGGTCCGGATCCTCGAAGACCCGTGACAGCAGTACCGACCGCAGGGGAAGCGACGGTTCGATCGCCAGGACGGGTGTTTTCGGGAGGG
This DNA window, taken from Nocardiopsis exhalans, encodes the following:
- a CDS encoding GTP-binding protein → MSTSTSTPTGASATTPADAPALPVTVLSGFLGAGKTTLLNHLLHRLDGLRVAVIVNDMSEINIDADLVRGEGHLTRTDERLVEMTNGCICCTLRDDLLEEVAELARQGRFDHLIIESSGISEPMPVAATFAVPDADGNPLLQGARLDTMVSVVDAAGFLSELGAGDDLVERGLDAYEDDERTVSDLLVDQVEFADLILVNKIDLVTPEQADHVEAAVRRLNPLARVLRIEHGRVDPVELVGADRFDLERASRAPGWVNELNGDHVPETEEYGISSLVFRAERPFHPQRLWDLLSSGFEKSDFGTILRTKGFFWLATRPRMTGLWSQAGPVARFEPAGVWDPADGLALGYSPEDLEGSETVEPRQELVFIGTELRHEALKSALDSCLLTDDEFHTPWEHLADPFPEWDVRGMHAHHQHA
- a CDS encoding class I SAM-dependent methyltransferase produces the protein MTGYDDPYDRSGQFIDLMIAGWWEHHAATVADALRELPTDAGPVVDAGAGGGLGTRLIARTLPKTPVLAIEPSLPLRSVLLSRVFEDPDLRPRVTVDGDDLLSARLPERIGGLVAANLIGHFSPHERDRLWEDLATRLAPGAFALLNLPAPVEPEHVERTRMSELRVGERSYVGWAGAEPAGTEQLSWHMTYEVHEGDRLISRDEVHYDWWTVNEQTLRAEATPHGLSVVPHGPPEAGLFKALREEK